One stretch of Girardinichthys multiradiatus isolate DD_20200921_A chromosome 2, DD_fGirMul_XY1, whole genome shotgun sequence DNA includes these proteins:
- the LOC124857859 gene encoding uncharacterized protein LOC124857859, which produces MPEEHHQWVSTALFRVCAKGKLELQDHLQLWYFPPQPSLIYNQAPTSARFFAHPLLLWMPYRLWKVRLLCTDQACKHPLSSGGLHRRVWQVLDIDRFYNLVTETLICSKCRRSYLSWNREILEQLDMAHRSEFRVILTRRNACDIRVIRLLRERGLGNGPVQLIGQLKENHSEEWMKRVVRYTKECAAFISKSYLLPPTFEEPPKPVALPTYKWLSVVYSQDILYRLEDIKASITSTYGSILKLDSTRKITKKLSGPAKGTAQWLTSVGNEMGQVLISVLIAGEGPGLDLMADGLVDRYKAASVDPPVALYVDSGCCKEVGETKLKARFSEWPNLIVRLDIWHFMRRLAVGCITDAHQLYPTFMARMLACIFEWDAADVNELREAKRAQLKGHGWTALTEKQLDRQITKEELELHCRRRTRGEEQTIQLLDQLIGELISDKGKDSLGVPLLDPIRMQHIWFLQKRHVKCIQDPPDVALYTQTGTIIKGGVQRQTLCCARGSTSLESFHCHLNRYIPGNSSNSLNFQIYLLEGLHRWNHNRATTAVETETSGLRSYSGELVHSVNTDYEKVN; this is translated from the exons ATGCCAGAGGAGCATCACCAGTGGGTTTCAACAGCCTTATTTAGAGTTTGTGCCAAAGGGAAACTGGAACTCCAGGACCATCTCCAGCTGTGGTATTTTCCCCCTCAGCCGTCTCTCATTTACAATCAGGCCCCAACATCGGCCAGGTTTTTTGCCCATCCTTTACTGCTGTGGATGCCATACAGGCTGTGGAAGGTTCGGCTCCTTTGTACTGACCAAGCCTGTAAGCACCCTCTGAGCAGTGGAGGTCTTCACAGGCGGGTGTGGCAGGTGCTTGATATTGACCGCTTTTACAACCTGGTCACAGAGACATTGATATGCTCAAAGTGCCGCCGGAGCTACCTGTCTTGGAATAGGGAAATTCTTGAGCAGCTGGACATGGCCCATCGCTCTGAGTTCAGAGTCATTCTTACCCGCCG AAATGCCTGTGACATCAGGGTGATACGCCTCTTACGGGAACGAGGTCTGGGGAATGGACCAGTCCAACTTATTGGCCAGCTGaaagagaaccacagtgaggaGTGGATGAAAAGGGTGGTGCGTTATACCAAAGAGTGTGCTGCCTTTATTAGCAAAAGTTACCTGTTGCCACCAACCTTTGAAGAGCCCCCTAAACCTGTGGCACTGCCTACCTATAAGTGGCTTTCAGTGGTGTACAGCCAAGATATACTTTACAGGCTGGAGGATATCAAGGCTAGTATCACCTCCACGTATGGATCCATTTTAAAACTTGATTCCACCAGGAAG atCACCAAGAAGCTCTCAGGACCAGCAAAAGGCACGGCACAGTGGCTGACTTCCGTTGGCAATGAGATGGGTCAAGTTCTCATCAGTGTCTTGATTGCTGGGGAGGGACCAGGTTTGGACCTCATGGCTGACGGCTTGGTTGACAGGTATAAAGCTGCAAGTGTAGACCCTCCTGTTGCACTCTATGTGGACAGTGGCTGCTGCAAGGAAGTGGGTGAGACCAAATTGAAGGCCAGATTTAGTGAATGGCCTAACTTGATTGTTCGCCTTGACATCTGGCACTTTATGCGACGCCTGGCTGTGGGATGCATCACTGATGCACACCAGCTGTACCCTACTTTCATGGCTCGTATGTTGGCATGTATTTTTGAATGGGATGCTGCTGATGTTAATGAACTGAGAGAGGCAAAGAGGGCACAGCTTAAAGGGCATGGCTGGACAGCTCTGACTGAGAAGCAACTAGATCGGCAAATTACGAAGGAAGAGTTGGAGCTGCACTGCAGGAGGAGGACGCGTGGAGAAGAGCAAACCATCCAGCTGTTGGATCAGCTCATCGGTGAGCTCATCAGTGACAAGGGAAAGGATTCGCTTGGTGTTCCTCTTCTGGACCCCATCCGAATGCAGCACATCTGGTTTCTTCAGAAGAGGCATGTGAAGTGCATTCAGGACCCACCTGATGTAGCGCTGTACACACAAACTGGCACCATCATTAAGGGAGGAGTCCAGCGGCAGACCCTGTGCTGTGCCAGAGGTTCAACATCTTTGGAGTCTTTCCACTGCCACTTAAACCGGTACATTCCAG GAAACAGTTCCAACTCTCTTAACTTCCAGATCTACCTTTTGGAAGGACTACATCGCTGGAACCACAACAGGGCAACTACTGCTGTAGAGACGGAAACCTCTGGTTTGCGCAGCTATTCTGGCGAACTGGTTCATAGCGTGAACACCGATTATGAGAAG GTGAACTGA